gaagggttcgGCTGCCCtcgctctccctcactatatatagggggaatgggggtggaggaggcaccctagggttccctaggggatgggtggcggccacaggggaaaccctagatgggtttgggcgcccccacccctaggaaacttgcccccccaagccgggaggggcggctgccctaggggaggtgcccccacctctcctggttacatgagaggggttgggaggggcgcatagccccttagtgggctggtgtgccccctccccttggcccataaggccccccaacgcttgtcggggcctccgaaacacctttcggtcatgctggtcgtcacccggtactcccagaacaattccggcctccaatacccttcgtccaatatatcgatcttcaccttcgaaccattccagagttcctcgtcacgtccgggatctcatccaggactcttaacaaccttcggtaaccacatactatttcccataacaactctagcatcaccaaaccttaagtgtgtaaaccctacgggtcgggaaccatgcagacatgaccgagacagttctccgaccaataaccaacaacgggatctggatacccatgttgactcccacatgttccacgatgatctcatcggatgaaccacgatgtcggggattcaatcaatcacgtatacaattccctttgtcaatcgatatgttacttgcccgagattcgatcgtcggtatcccaatacctcgttcaatctcgttaccgacaagtcactttactcgttccataatgcatgatcccgtgactaactacttagtcacattgagctcattatgatgatgcatcaccgagtgggcctagagatacctctccgtcatacggagtgataaatccaagtctcgattcgtgccaaccaacagacactttcggagatacctgtagtgcacctttatagccacccagttacgttgtgacgtttggtacacccaaagcattcctacggtatccgggagttgcacaatctcatggcctaaggaaatgatacttgacattagaaaagctcttagcaaacgaactacactatcttgtgctatgcttaggactgggtcttgtccatcacatcattctcctaatgatgtgatcccattatcaatgacatccaatgtccatggtcaggaaaccatgaccatatgtcaacgagctagtcaactagaggctcactagggacatgttgtggtctatgtattcacacatgtattgcggtttgcagttaatacaattatagcatgaacaataaacaattaccatgaacaaggaaatacaataataaccattttattattgcctctagggcatatttccaacaggactaaccacacggatccaccacaaatgggacccccaccaccacctcctAGAGAACCCCCACACGttcccacgttcgatgaatgggtgggaCTAGGCAGCGACactccggttagtacatttgcctaactactgacaaactagttctcgttcattcaacactatcatatcatatttaccctTAGAAACTCctctcaaacatgtaggggaccggtggctcgactcctgcttcaTCAACCCCAGTCACTTCGATATGGCAAAGTGGTGCTGGTCTTGGCGGTGGcggtcttggtggtggtggttttggcggtggtggtcttggcggtggtggttttggcggtggTGGTCttgcatgaggtcgaagatgatacCCGTGCCTGTGGCCGTCGTGCCATACTTATCATGTTCCTACTTCTTAGTTTCtttagatgacgatgatgatgttccatgtcttgcaatacttatgctcttgaagtTTCGAcgatgatgatctttagatgattatGACGATCTTGAGtatctttagatgatgaacttgatGATGATCTGTCATATTTCTGTTATATATGCATATTGTCATATTTTGTGCTTTTGAATGCTGTCAAATGGATGAAAAGAGAGAAAGCAGAGCAAATAAAAAAACAGAacagacctatgccgacggccttgccgtcaGCATAGACATGCCCAGGAGCGCCCAGCGGCCGCCATGTGGCAgaggtatgccgacggcctggccgtcggcatatctctgcTGCCAGGAGTGCCCAACGGCTGCCATGTggcagagatatgccgacggccaggccgtctaCATATCTCTGCCACGCGGCAGCCCGTGGTTGGCTAGCGtctttgacggcgccgtccgttgtcGTCTGTTGAAAATCTGCGCCGACGGTGTTTCTATGCCGACGGTCGTACAGACGTCGTTGGCTTATATGCCTATGCCGACGGTTTGACACAATTACGCTGACGTTATCTACGCCGACGGGGATATGCCGACGGTGGCCGTCAGCATAGATGTAGGCCGAAGGCAATGGGCCTAAGCCGACGGCCGGCGGCTGTTGGCATAGCCTGTTAATCCGGTAGTGGCCCTGAGGGACCATTAGAGCTAACAGTAGTTAACTGCTGCGTCGTCCACGCGCTGGGCCACGtggcctgacaggtgggcccaattggtCAGAAAAACGGTTAAATCGCTAGTCACTGCGGTTTTGGATTTTTTTGAAACAGCCAACCGCACGATTGGTAGTTTTTTAAGAAAAATTAaaatctggtactccctccgtcccataatataagacgttttttagcACTAtattagtgtcaaaaaacatcttacattacattatgggacagagggagtagttttttgAACCCCAGTGtgtgttttatgctatttactccacATGGGTAGATTAACAGGAAGAAAGGTACACTCAACTACATGTGCACTGCAAGCAAAGGATCTTAGCTATCGGGTGAGTACATTCAGTGCATGCATCAGGCAGAAAATCACGTTTATGATGTGCGTCATGAGCACTTTTGTTTAAACATCTGGATTCTGGAAAATCATGTGCTACGTGGTAAAAACCTGAAGTATACATAACAACAGAAGTGTCCGTCGCTGCATTGCAACTTTAGATCCAACAAATGTTTGGAGTATGAAGTCTGAATTTGGCAACACAACACAACAAAAGAAGTGGTTCCAAAGtgtacttcccaacatcaatgagcgccATAAAAGTGGCGGCGACAGTGATGGTATGTGATGGGTTCCGTTTATGTATGCGCCACTCATTTTGAACTACATTATTTGAAATCTTTGTTTTGAGTTCTGCAGTGCAATGTTTATGTTTAAATCAATTGCGGTGCACACAATATATCAAAAGAAAAATTGAGAAAAATTGGGGATGAACATATAGGAAAGACCAGTGGGTACCATGGTAAAATAATACCCCCTCTATTCCACATAGTGCCTATAGGTTTTCTTTTTCAGAAGTCAAACTTAGCAAATTTTGACTAAATTTATATAGAAAATTATCAATGTCTACAATATCAAACATATACAATATGAAAATATGTCTAATGGTATATCTTACCTAATGATATATATTTGATATTCTAAATTCTGATGAACATAGGAATGCATATCCCGACCACCCAAAGATCGCCAAAAGATCTTCACGGTTCACATAATCCACATAAACGACAAACAAGTTTAAATTACATTACTAAATATTTGAAACAAAAGACGGAGACGGCGGAGCTTCACCACTTTGACCCTTTGCCCTTCCAGTCGACGGCGCTGTTGTAGGCGTCCGTGGTAGGAGTTGGGTCGTCGGAGCTGTCGAAGGAAGAGGAGAGGACGATGTGGTCCTGCTTTCGCTTGATCTTGGCCACCTACCCCGCCTCGCACGTGGACTGCTCAAGGCCAGCCGGGAGCGCCTTCGTGTTCTTCCTTCGGAGCCTGCGGGCGTCCATTCCACCGTCACGAGTGACTGGCGGTAGACCCAGGCGAAGAGCCGCTCCAACTCGTCGGGCACCGCCGGCATCCCAAGACAGCGGCGAGAGGATTGTGCGGCCGCCTCCGACGCAGCCGCCCTCTCCCTTGCCCGATGTCTCTCGTGGCGGGTGGCGCGCTCCTTCGATTTCGGCATGCGCGTCCGTGGCACCGGTGGAGCGGGCACTAGAACCCAACGCTGCCCTGCCAGAGCAGCGGCCCGATGGGGAGAAGGTCGACGGAGGGGCGGGGCAGATTGAGCTGCCCGCGCAGAGTTGTATGCGGGGCAGGAAGGGCCAGCTCCGGCGTGAGCACTACAGCCGCGGGCGACAGGCGGCGATGCAGCAGATTCAGAACTATCGCCCTTGTCCACCCGTAACCGCTGCAACGCGATGCAGAAGCCCaggtcgtcctcgtcctcgtcgtcgagtcgtcgGAGTGATTGGCGATGTTGGACATGCTGGATGGAGATCCGGAGGTAACGTATTGGAGAAAGGTTGAAGAAGAGACGGAGACCGAAGCAGAGTGAAGTGAGATTAGGGTTTAATCCGGATGGGGTTTTTGTGGGGTCATGATGAGCCACAAGTGGGTCAGGCTGACATGACGGACATGCCCAGGCCGCCTCATATCCATCTTACATTTTGGCTCGATTTGAGATGGGGCCAGACAGCCCAGACGTTTGAGACCGGTTTGAGGCGTCTATATGGGTCAGATTCTTTTTACCAAGGTCCTCCCGCCCGTGTGTTTGAGTCCGGTTTAAGTGTGAGGCTGTAGATGCTCTTGGCtatccatctctctccctctttctaCTTCGGCATGGACGGACTGAGAGGTAATCTGATCCATGGGTTGTGTATGCTGCATTCATGGTAGAGTGGCAAGCCCATGGACTCGGGTGAGTACATTCAGTGCGCGCCAGGCAGAAAATCACGTTTATCATGTGCCGTGCTGACTTTTTGTTTAAACATCCGGAAAATAATGTACTACGTGGTAAAAACCTGAAGAGTAAGTCTGAATTTGGCAGCACAGCACAATTCATTTGGTTCTGCAAGTTATAGACCAAATTGACAATACCTAACACGCCGATGATAGCCCATACAATATCACCATCATTCATATTTACGGATTTATGTACTGTACAGAGCTTCATCTGATTATTTACAGGTGAACTCTCGCTGATAAAACGGCTCAAGACACCAGCAAAACAATCATCTGATTATTTACAGGTGCCGCTCTCGCAGATAAAACGGCTCGAGAACACCAGCAAAACATGCGACCAAAAATAAAAGATCCAAAAGGTAACCAACAACTCATTTGTACATGCTTTCCTTTCCTCCAATTCTATATCTCACAATTTTTTAACTAATCAACCACAGGCAAATGAAAATCATCATTTCCCGGGTTTCTTCCTCTTCTGAGCGGCCATCCTCTTGGTGTAGAATATCCATCCTATAACATAGGACAATGTCCTCCATCCTCTATATGGCTTTGGCTTTGATATCGTCGCAATGAAGCCCTTCAGCGCAGCCCCAAGATCCTGTGAGTCAAAGGATACCTGGGGATCTGGACCTGGACGGCAATAGTAGTCTTCTTCGTTGAACGAGGCGTGACTGGTGCTCTCCTCAAAAACCAATGAATTTGAGAACTTGTCTAAAGCAAGTGATTCTTGAGGCTGTCCATGGCCACCAAGTGGGGGAAGCTCAGGCTGAAATCTATTTTCACTGCTCTCTACAGCTCCCACCGCACAAGGATCCAAGGCACACAATGGTTCGACAGAGAAAATATCATCTGATGGTATGTCCAAGTGGCTTAAATCAAAATCATCTGTGGCAACTTGTGCAGGTAACTGGAAAATTTCGTTTTCACAAAAAGACGAGGATCTCATATTGAGGACCTGTGATGGATTTTTCAAAAGTGTTTCACTGTCGCAGGTGAAGACATTCTTCCAGTCTTCAAATGCTTGTTTAACAGCTGCATTTGCTTCAGCCTAGAAAGAACAAATACTGTAAGACCAGATGGTCTAGGTTGCAACTGGTACAAAGGGGAAATGAATTTGATCTAAAGAACTTATACGACGAAGAAAAGTGAATACCTTCTCCTTTTCTGTTAGATCATCAACAgaaacaaacttctccgatattaaCCCTCTCACTTCTCCAACAGCATTGAACACAACAGCAGTTTTACTTGGGCTTTCTAGATAGTAAATATGCAACTTGTCACTGAGAATACATGTTGTTTTTGCATGCTCAATAGTAACCTCCCACATCTTAGTTGACATGCCAGTGCCCAATATCTGCACAATGTTAACATTAGAGTTGGTTAGGAAATCTACATATTTTTTGAGCCACCACTATCATCTGCAACAACATGCCACACCTCATTTACACTACCATAGATaaaatacagttgatccatccaaatGAGGAACTCCTACACATAATGCAGTTTGATGGTTCCAGTTTTTCCTAATTCAAAGATTTACAAAATAATGCTGTCTAACACGTTCGGTATAAATATACATGTCAACCTTGGACAGAATGGACTAGTCATCAACAGCTTGTATAAACTCTACAAAGAGTATAGAAATAGAATACATAAGCAAATTCTGTAAACCTTGCAAAAGGGTGCATAGTACCTTCCGAAGCCTAGGAGCATCAAGATGCAATAAAGTGAGAAAATCTTTGACTGTAACTATCTTCTCCTTATTCAAACGCTTGTGAAAAGCTCCTTCCTTGCCGATCTTCTCCAGTCTCCAAACCTCATCTTCAAGAACTGGTGGGTGATGCTTCTTGTACACTGGGAAAGGGGAACAAAATATAACAAGTGAGGCATTTAAATTTGTCCATTTTGGTAGCATTTGAGACGATGAAGCGATGACATAGGTCAATCATTAGCAGTAAGAGTAAACTAAGTTGGTCAAAATCATTGCCTTGAAAGCAAATTTTTATTACTATGACTATCATAGATACTGTGTTCTAACAAATCTAGATTGCAGCAAGGAATTCATGTGCTTATATTTCTATGTGCAGTTGTCAATTTAAAGGATGCTATGCTAAAATAATGAAACTTATCAGATGCACAGGAAGGGGTGCAAGAAACTAATGACAATTGAAAGCTGCATGAACTCACATTCTCCACGATGATCCTTTACCACAAACGATTCAGTTTTTGCTTCCCGTACTCTTACGCCATTATAACAACCATCCTCAGTTCTTGCACCTAACCTGAACTTTCGGCTGCGTGTCCAGCTGGAGTTATCTGTGAATGATACATCTCCCACTGTACCAATGCCTCTATCAAGGCCAACAAACACGTCTCCAGAAAGCAAGGGCCGTTTACCTTGTCTTTCTCTAACGATGTTATTATTGAACTCCTGAGCTGTCCAGTCATTGCCTTCTCCGTCTTCAAAGTCACCCTCTAGAACTACAATTTCAACCTTCAACAGGGACTCCTTGCCCATTACTACAACATCTCTGGTCAAAGTGTCAACTAGAGCAATACTTAAGGTACCCTCGCCTTCAACCTTGGAGCCAGTAAAAattggaagagaaagcctagttgtgAATTGGAGCTGCAAATTTTTCGATGTAGATGGAACGGTGTATGTGGGACTTCTAATGAAAAAGGAAAAACAAGGTGGTTAGATAAAGCTGCATCAGTTTACGAACCTAAAAACTTGTCAAAAGGTGTCATGCACAATACCTTGTCATCATAGCAGCATGATTTGCGAGGGCCAACTCAATTTCTTCTTTAACCTAAAAAATTAACTTCAATTAAGCATAAAGGCCACCACTGAACAACTTAAAACGAAAACATGACTGAAAACAGAACTGGCTAGGTCAAGCTTTATGATGCAAGCAACAGCTTTGGCTGAAAATATTATCTTCTGAAAATGAATAACAAAATGTCATACGAATGAATCATTGCTTAGTCTTCCAGGGTCTGAATGGTTCTGAATGTAGAACAATACAGTACTAGGAAAACTAATTCATTAGTGACTTCTAAAAGGCATGATTGACATCTATTAAATAAGAACCCCCTCTTAAATTAATTGATGAACTAACTACAATATCTCTTGGTGAAGATTTCTGAGTTCCTAATTCCTTGGTCTTCAAAACTGATGCAAATACAGGAACTAATACAAGATGGACTCCTGACAGCAGCAATATTGAGCATCAATTTAAGTAACCTAAGTTTAATTCAGAAACCATGTCACCCAGCACATCATAATTGTAGGAGATGCAGATTAAAAGAAGCACATCCTACAAAATTTTGTGGCACGGTTGAAGGAAATGGGGGGAGAAACAGCTTGTGTAGGCTCCTCACTACTCTGCAGATAGTGGCTGCCATGAAGAGCGTTCTCAAAAGTGCGATTTCAGATCTACTCAATATCAACCGCCGGTTCCTAAATCAATACCTAAAGGTTCGTTGTAATCCCACAGTCCAAATTTACGGGTCTGCGGAGTCTCTGATTCTTGCACACTCAAGACTCAATAAGCGATGTAGAAAATGGATTCCTGGCAGTTATATTAATTCAGATACCAGGCGGCCAAACGCGTCATAATCCTAGGCCCAAGGAAATGAAAAGAGAGGAGACGCAGATCAGACGGAGCACACGCCCTGCGAATTTGTCGTGATACAGCGGAAGGAAACGAGGATTTGGGACGGGGAAAAACACGGAAACGAGGCGCAGGAGACGGGCGGCTCACCACTCTCCGGATGAGGGGCTCGATCGACGAGAAGAGCTTCTCGATGCTGCTCTTCCGCATCACCTCCGTGATGACCCTGCCCAAACGAAGGCAATCCAATCAGCGAAACCGAGGGACTCCAATCGAGAGCGCGAGGTCGCGAAAGGGAAGGGGATGGACGCTTACTCGCGGAGGGCGGGGACCCGCTGCCGCTTGGGCTCCCCGGGGGAGGAGCTCCCGCCCGACTCggccgggccgccgccgccgcagcctcccCAGCGcggccgctcgccctcctccggctgcCGCTTCTGCGACATCTGATCTCCGACGCCCCGCCTCCGATCGCCGCCGCCGGTCGCAACCTAACCCTGCGCCGCCCGCCCCTGGTTCGCTCGTCACACAGTGCGACCCGACGGTGGCCTGGTTCGGTTGGGGTCGCATAGAAAATGGCCTCAAATTGCGGGGTGACTCGGCCCACAGGGCCGGAAAAGGCAGGCTACAGAAAGGCCGACCCGGCCTACCCTACCCTGCCGGCCCGAAGCACATCTTCGGCGTCGGATCCGTTTCTTCCGGCTCGGCCACTTGTCCCGTCCGTCCGACCGACCGAGACATGGGCACTGTTTGGCAAATTCCGGTGCCAAACATGAGGCAACCCATACACTTCTCCAGCGCATACACAGTACTTTTTTTTTTTGAGTTGATACAGTACTTTTTGAGGATAGCACATACAGTACTTGGCAAAATGGGAAAAGGCGCATATCACAACAGCAAACATGTTTGGTTGCATTCTACACTCGGCAATGCTTTTGCGTCCCTGCCACAATTTGTGATGGCTTAATTGGTCGCCGCACTTATGACAAAAGGCGATCTAGCGACCAAGTCTGTGACAGACGCAGTAAGgaactaaggctggtcatagtgtggAGTaatttatactagtgtcatgcatatgatactagtctaaaggattgtttggtttgtgactaactttgccaaaggttgccacacctaaggttaggcaagtttgactaatttaggtgagtgtttggttcaagccacaccttaggcaagccacactagggccccacatggcatacacacaaaaaatatgGCAAGATTCTCTTAggattgccaacttgtggctctcattttgatgaactaaccttaggcaaacttggcaaaaatgtgtggtaaagtgtggcaatgcaaggcctagaaccaaacatacCCTAAGTTACTacattcatagtgcaaagtaacatagagggtgcttggatacgttttagtcccatgactaaaagtagtgggactaaaacttgctagtctcacccatgcttggatacaaATACTAAATAGACTAAAATCGAGTTAATgaacatttattatcctccaaaccctccaatccagaactcacaTATGTTAAAGGaggggagttaaatgaggagagagaggactaatccacattttagtagggttcCCTTGACTAAAATttgttagtctcaagactagttctagcctctctttagtcaggggtgattggaactttagcctctaaaagagactagttttagtcagactaaaaatagtcccttggatccaagcatgcccatagtagtagtgtcatagaggacttcataaattagcttgtagactcatcttgtcttggaaagcactatgttacagtaacatattatgttaccacttctcattaactacatgccacataagcaaaaatttctcggagtgcgctatgttacttgctaagttactcccactatgactagcctaagaagACGTGGCTCCAACAAAACGCTTGTACATTGGCTTACCCGCCTAACACTAGGTTAAGGCCGCGCTTGGTATGGTTGTAATTTAATATGGAGGTGTTTAATTTACACTTGTATTGTACTAGAATACACCGTTGCAGGTACAGGTGCCCCTGCATGAGCTAAGCAGCAGTAGAAAAGAGTTCCCTCCACGTTCATGCCAAGATGGCGCTAGTGTCATCAGCACATACAATGTCTGAAGACGAGTGAAGAAAACCGACAGCAACTGCTGAAGATGAGAAGGGGTAAAATTTGTGCCGTGGATTCTCAGCCTCAGCAAGAGATGTCATCTTTTTCATAGCTTTTTGACCGTTATCCCGAAAACGGAGCTCGATTCATGGCCACCAGGCCATGGCGTGTTCCTTTCAGATAAGCACGACACCGTCGTCAACGAGAGAATAATCGATACAACACCAGATGTCCAGCTGATGCATACAGCGATGGGAGTATAAGACTGACCATGGATGAAGAGGTAGTGGCCATCATGATTACTACAGTGGTGTCCAAGTCAAGCAAAGAAAGATGCCAATTTACAGGAACTCAATGAGCCACAACTTTTTCTTGTGGAAACAGCATCGTGAGTGCATTCCAGAGCAAGATTTGTTTCCTCCTGACCAAAGCTCATCCGGCCCTTCCAGCAAGCCAAGTATCGGATTTGGTCCGACTTCGAATCGAGAATGTCAGTTGCATCCAGTCTTCAGTACCTGCTGAATGAGTGATGACAAGGTTACATAATCTGGAGAAAAGGTTATGGGATGGCATCCGGTAAAATCTAAGTCCTCTTGGATTTCAAGCACATGGAGACTATTATTGGATCGATTAAACCAATGAAATATGAGCTGGAAGGTAATATTGagaatgctgtaaaaaaacaggtgGTACTTAAGTGGCTGCCCATTGATTGAAATTTCAGACAGGTAAGCTGCAGTATACCAGTACATTTTTTTGTTCTTGAAAATACAACTTCATTGGATACAGGACTACTGCTTGACTATTAGATTTATCCAACATCAGGAAACAAGACGAAAAATACGATGGGCAGGCCAACTTGAATAATACACCAGTGAGAAGCATGTGATGGATTTGTGAAGCAGTTTCACCTTTAATCCcagagtgataaagaaaacaataaCTTGATAAAGGGTGAACTCGAATGCTGTCCTTGAATTTGATGTATCCAGCAGTTGTTGGAACATCCGTGCATGTACCTCAACCAAACCAATGACAAAGAAGAGCTACTAACTAGGATGCCTCTAGTCTAGAACAAAGAACATTGACACAACAACCACTCTGCTCATGAGCACGCTCCCTGTAGTTAAAATGTCGAACTCACAATTCTACGATGGGCAGGCCAGCCCGCATACACTATTGGGGAGAGGCATAGGTTGACTTTGTAAAGTATTTGAAACCTCACAATAATGATGCAACCAAACCTTACAACCATTGGTGAGGAGCATAGGCCGGCTAACTGTGTAAAGTATTTCCATTTGCTTTCACCTTTGTTCAAGGACAATGAGCTAACTCGGTGATCATTTTACTACTGTATAAACATTAGTGATAAAGAAAAGAATAACATAACGAAGGGTAAGTTCAAATTTGCAGTCCTTGAATATAATGAATCTAGCAGCGATTGAAACACGTGTGCCTACACCACAACCAAACGAATGATAAAGAAGAGCTACTAATTGGGATGCCTTCAGAACAAGGGACATTGACATAACAACAATTCTACTCATGGGCATGTTTCGAGTCACTTAAACATGGAATTCACAATTATACAGGTGATCCAAATAAGTAGACTGTATTTCAAATTCGTCTCTGCAATCTTGAATTGGTGTCATAATGATATAGATAATTCCAATGAATGAATCCATGTGCAAGAATGTGGATAACAGAATTTGACAGATTCCATTGCATTATCAATATTGGGGATACACACCAGGAAGCGATTTcagaaaacagaagagaaaatcATTTGCTAGAGTGTGAGAGAGTTTGACACAGACCCCCTGGCATTATCAATCTTGAGAATACAAATCAGGAACCAGTTTCAGCATACAGGATGGAAGGCCTAGGTGCACACGTACAAGGCGATCAAGTGACAAGCGGTGTCATCTGGGAGGAAAAAGAAGAAGCGGTCGAGGGCACGAACCCTAGTAGCCTAGAGCTGGCGAAAGCCGGAGGGGAACAGCGAGGGAGCGGTCGGGGCCGCCACGACGTTGGAGGCGGGCGCGGTGGGGGTGGCGGGGGCCGGGGGAGCGGTGGAGGAGAGCTCGCGGACGAGGGCGGCGAGGGCCTCCGGGTTGGCGCCGCGGTCGCAGAGCGCCATGAGCAGCGAGAGGGTGTGGCGGTCGAGGCCGGTGTCGAGGATCTGGGACATCTGGAACGCCAGCTCCAGCGACTCCTTGGCCTGCCTCGCGGCGCCCCCCGCCGACTCCTCCATTCCCATCTTGGGCAGGCACGGTTCCGCTCTCCGGTAGCTGGATCTAAGTAGGAATTTTAAAAAGGGTGGTCCACCTACACaaaattgacaacaaatatgacatgtgaaCGTTCTAATAAATTTACCAGTAGCATGTAGATATAGGTCAATATGGTCTTGCAAACACACTAAAATTCTCAATTATACAAGTCTCAGTTTTGCATAAAAGAAGCCTACATTAGTACATACCTACCAGTTCTTCAACAATTCTAGTATAAGAAAAAAATTACAGTACATCCTCTCAGTCTTCGGTATGAATCATAACAGAACAGCGGAAAATGAATCGATCAACATGTAGGGTTTGAATCAGACACTGGGAAAATTGGGGAATGTTGATAGATAGCCGTACCTGTGTGCTGTGTTTAGTCGTGGGGCGGAGGGAGGGCCGGGTGGTAGCTGGTGGCCGCAGGCTGGCTGCTTGCTGTAGTGCAGGGCAGGGTGCACGGAACGCGCGGTCACGCCTGCACACCGCCGGACCGCCGAACAGGACCGGGCGGGTGGGTGCGGTGGAGCGCGCGGGCGCGGAAGCAGCGCGTGAGGAAGAGCGCGGCGGGGGCGGAGGCGGGGCACGGAGACaaggggaggcggcgacggcgagtGGGTGGCGAGGCACGGACCCCGGAGGCAggcgggaggcggctggcggcTGGCGGCGACTTCAGATCGGGGGAgccggagagggagcagaggggaacCAGGGATAGGGACGGGGACGGGGCGCCGGGAACATAGGCAGCCTGTTGGGCTTATTTTTTCGTTCAGCCCATCTCCTCTATGGGCCGCAACCCACCCTGTAGATCAGCCCAGTGAAACAAAGCCTCGTTTCAGCTAGGAAATCGCATcatcaaaaaaaaaaaactttgtctcaaaaaaaaaactttgtctaaaaaaaaaatcaaaaaaaaaaactaGGAAATCGCAAGGATGGTCCCACATGCCAGTGACACACATTTTCTCAAAACAAAAAACATGGCAATGACACACGCTCCCCTAACCTTCATTGCCGCTAAAAAGACCTATA
Above is a window of Triticum dicoccoides isolate Atlit2015 ecotype Zavitan chromosome 5B, WEW_v2.0, whole genome shotgun sequence DNA encoding:
- the LOC119312575 gene encoding mitotic-spindle organizing protein 1B-like translates to MGMEESAGGAARQAKESLELAFQMSQILDTGLDRHTLSLLMALCDRGANPEALAALVRELSSTAPPAPATPTAPASNVVAAPTAPSLFPSGFRQL
- the LOC119312574 gene encoding calmodulin-binding protein 60 D-like isoform X1 — translated: MSQKRQPEEGERPRWGGCGGGGPAESGGSSSPGEPKRQRVPALREVITEVMRKSSIEKLFSSIEPLIRRVVKEEIELALANHAAMMTRSPTYTVPSTSKNLQLQFTTRLSLPIFTGSKVEGEGTLSIALVDTLTRDVVVMGKESLLKVEIVVLEGDFEDGEGNDWTAQEFNNNIVRERQGKRPLLSGDVFVGLDRGIGTVGDVSFTDNSSWTRSRKFRLGARTEDGCYNGVRVREAKTESFVVKDHRGELYKKHHPPVLEDEVWRLEKIGKEGAFHKRLNKEKIVTVKDFLTLLHLDAPRLRKILGTGMSTKMWEVTIEHAKTTCILSDKLHIYYLESPSKTAVVFNAVGEVRGLISEKFVSVDDLTEKEKAEANAAVKQAFEDWKNVFTCDSETLLKNPSQVLNMRSSSFCENEIFQLPAQVATDDFDLSHLDIPSDDIFSVEPLCALDPCAVGAVESSENRFQPELPPLGGHGQPQESLALDKFSNSLVFEESTSHASFNEEDYYCRPGPDPQVSFDSQDLGAALKGFIATISKPKPYRGWRTLSYVIGWIFYTKRMAAQKRKKPGK
- the LOC119312574 gene encoding calmodulin-binding protein 60 D-like isoform X2, translating into MSQKRQPEEGERPRWGGCGGGGPAESGGSSSPGEPKRQRVPALREVITEVMRKSSIEKLFSSIEPLIRRVVKEEIELALANHAAMMTSPTYTVPSTSKNLQLQFTTRLSLPIFTGSKVEGEGTLSIALVDTLTRDVVVMGKESLLKVEIVVLEGDFEDGEGNDWTAQEFNNNIVRERQGKRPLLSGDVFVGLDRGIGTVGDVSFTDNSSWTRSRKFRLGARTEDGCYNGVRVREAKTESFVVKDHRGELYKKHHPPVLEDEVWRLEKIGKEGAFHKRLNKEKIVTVKDFLTLLHLDAPRLRKILGTGMSTKMWEVTIEHAKTTCILSDKLHIYYLESPSKTAVVFNAVGEVRGLISEKFVSVDDLTEKEKAEANAAVKQAFEDWKNVFTCDSETLLKNPSQVLNMRSSSFCENEIFQLPAQVATDDFDLSHLDIPSDDIFSVEPLCALDPCAVGAVESSENRFQPELPPLGGHGQPQESLALDKFSNSLVFEESTSHASFNEEDYYCRPGPDPQVSFDSQDLGAALKGFIATISKPKPYRGWRTLSYVIGWIFYTKRMAAQKRKKPGK